A region from the Canis lupus dingo isolate Sandy chromosome 9, ASM325472v2, whole genome shotgun sequence genome encodes:
- the SIRT7 gene encoding NAD-dependent protein deacetylase sirtuin-7 isoform X3: MAAGGPSRSERKAAERVRRLREEQQRERLRQVSRILRKAVAERSAEEGRLLAESEDLVTELQGRSRRREGLKRRQEEVCDDPEELRRKVRELAGAVRNAKYLVVYTGAGISTAASIPDYRGPNGVWTLLQKGRSISAADLSEAEPTLTHMSIARLHEQKLVQHVVSQNCDGLHLRSGLPRTAISELHGNMYIEVCTACTPNREYVRVFDVTERTALHRHQTGRACHKCGGQLRDTIVHFGERGTLGQPLNWEAATQAASKADTILCLGSSLKVLKKYPRLWCMTKPPSRRPKLYIVNLQWTPKDDWAALKLHGKCDDVMQLLMDELGLEIPPYSREWLRHQRRLM; encoded by the exons ATGGCAGCCGGGGGTCCCAGCCGCTCGGAGCGCAAGGCGGCGGAGCGGGTCCGGAGGCTGCGGGAGGAGCAGCAGCGGGAGCGCCTCCGCCAG GTGTCGCGCATCCTGAGGAAGGCGGTGGCCGAGCGCAGCGCCGAGGAGGGCCGGCTCCTGGCGGAGAGCGAGGACCTGGTGACCGAGCTGCAGGGCCGGAGCAGGCGGCGCGAGGGCCTGAAGCGGCGGCAGGAGGAG GTGTGCGACGACCCGGAGGAGCTGCGCAGGAAGGTCCGCGAGCTGGCCGGCGCCGTGCGCAACGCCAAGTACCTGGTGGTCTACACCGGCGCGGGGATCAGCACG GCAGCCTCCATCCCAGATTACCGGGGCCCCAATGGAGTGTGGACGCTGCTCCAGAAAGGGAGGAGCATCAG TGCCGCTGACCTGAGTGAGGCTGAGCCGACCCTCACCCACATGAGCATCGCCCGCTTACATGAGCAAAAGCTG GTACAGCATGTGGTGTCTCAGAACTGCGATGGGCTCCACCTGCGGAGCGGGCTGCCTCGGACGGCCATCTCGGAGCTCCACGGGAACATGTACATTGAG GTCTGTACAGCCTGCACACCCAACAGGGAGTACGTGAGGGTGTTTGATGTCACTGAGCGCACCGCCCTTCACCGGCACCAGACAGGCCGGGCCTGCCACAAGTGTGGGGGCCAGCTCCGGGACACTATTGTGCACTTTGGGGAGAGGGGGACGCTGGGGCAGCCTCTGAACTGGGAGGCAGCCACTCAAGCTGCCAGCAAAGCAGACACAATCCTATGTTTAGGTTCCAGCTTAAAG GTTCTGAAGAAATACCCTCGCCTCTGGTGCATGACCAAGCCCCCCAGCCGGAGGCCCAAGCTCTACATCGTGAACTTGCAG TGGACCCCGAAGGATGACTGGGCTGCCCTGAAGCTACATGGGAAATGTGATGACGTCATGCAGCTCCTCATGGATGAGCTGGGCCTGGAGATCCCCCCCTATAGCAG GGAGTGGCTGA